In Astyanax mexicanus isolate ESR-SI-001 chromosome 5, AstMex3_surface, whole genome shotgun sequence, a single window of DNA contains:
- the orc4 gene encoding origin recognition complex subunit 4, with protein sequence MSKRKSKDASLPVGECVSQVQRIMRERFCHQKLPDKPYGLDSQYKHLLELLRRTAVHGESNSVLIVGPRGAGKTMLLRCALRELLELQEVKKNVLQVHLSGLLQTDDRIALKEITRQLHLENVVGDKVFGSFAENLVFLLEALKKGDKSSSRPVFFILDEFDLFAHHKNQTLLYNLLDVSQSAQAPVAVVGLTCRLDMLELLEKRVKSRFSHRQIHLLSSMTFPQYQETFRSELTLPDTFPDSKFSQEWNLSIKKLCEDKSVEEILQKSFNCSKDFRSLHLLLLLALSRVSVSNPTVRAADILEANRMSAADSKANILHGLSILELCLIIAMKHLNDIYEGEPFNFQMVHNEFKKFIQRKSHSIHNFEKPVVIKAFEHLLQLELIRPVDGGVCKVQREYQLMRLMLDHTQVMEALQRYPQCPTDVRQWAVSSFG encoded by the exons GAAAGACGCCAGTTTGCCTGTTGGTGAATGCGTATCTCAG GTCCAAAGAATAATGAGGGAGCGATTTTGTCACCAGAAGCTTCCTGACAAACCTTATGGATTGGACTCGCAGTACAA GCACCTACTGGAGCTGTTGAGAAGAACAGCAGTTCATGGTGAAAGTAACTCCGTTCTCATCGTGGGCCCACGTGGAGCTGGTAAAACCATG cTTCTGCGCTGTGCTCTGAGAGAGCTGCTGGAACTGCAGGAGGTGAAGAAGAATGTTCTCCAGGTTCACCTGAGTG GCCTGCTGCAGACTGATGACCGGATCGCTCTAAAAGAAATTACCCGCCAGCTCCACCTGGAGAACGTCGTAGGAGACAAAGTCTTT GGCAGCTTTGCTGAGAACCTGGTATTTCTTCTGGAGGCTCTTAAGAAGG GTGATAAAAGCAGTAGTCGTCCGGTGTTCTTTATTCTGGACGAGTTTGATCTGTTTGCACATCATAAGAACCAGACCCTCCTCTATAACCTGCTGGATGTGTCCCAGTCAGCTCAGGCTCCTGTGGCTGTGGTGGGGCTCACCTGCAGACTG GACATGTTGGAGCTATTAGAAAAGCGAGTCAAGTCGCGGTTTTCCCACAGACAGATCCATCTGCTGAGTTCGATGACTTTCCCCCAGTATCAAGAGACATTCCGCTCTGAGCTCACCTTGCCGGACACGTTCCCCGACAGCAAGTTCTCCCAGGAATGGAACCTTAGTATTAAG aaACTGTGTGAAGATAAGTCAGTGGAGGAGATTTTGCAGAAAAGTTTTAACTGCAGTAAAGATTTTCGCTCGCTGCACTTACTGCTT CTGCTGGCACTGAGTCGTGTGTCAGTGTCGAACCCAACTGTGCGAGCTGCAGACATACTGGAGGCCAATCGGATGAGCGCAGCTGACTCAAAAGCCAACATTCTCCATG gtttGTCAATCCTGGAGTTATGTTTGATTATCGCTATGAAACATCTGAATGATATCTATGAAGGAGAGCCTTTTAACTTCCAGATGGTTCACAATG AGTTTAAGAAGTTTATTCAGAGGAAGTCTCACTCCATCCATAACTTTGAAAAGCCTGTGGTGATTAAG GCGTTTGAGCACCTGCTGCAGCTGGAGCTGATCCGGCCGGTGGATGGCGGAGTGTGTAAAGTGCAGAGAGAGTACCAGCTGATGCGGCTGATGTTGGATCACACTCAAGTCATGGAGGCCCTGCAGAGATACCCCCAGTGCCCCACCGATGTCAGGCAGTGGGCCGTTTCGTCCTTCGGTTGA